AATATCGCCGAGACGGTGATCGAGGAAATGAAGCGCGTGGGTGAGGTGCAGTTCGTCTCGCTTCCCACGGCAGAAGCGCCGGAGACACCCTATATCGTCGCCGCGCCAGAAGGCATGAAGTTGCATGATCTGACTGCACAGCATCGCTCGGTCATGGAGGCGCTGCGCCCGCTACAGCGCAAGGGCAAGGCACAGTTGGCCGATCTCGATAGCCTGATTGCCTGGACCAATCGCTTCAAGGGCGAAGCCACTGCTTTGTTCGGACAAATCCATCCGACGCCGAAGATGCTTTCCGTGATCGACTATCACGGTGGCGGCGCGCCGGTGATTGATCCCGAGGGTGGTGATCCCTCCGCCAGCCATGGCCGTCATACCGGCGTCTATACCTTCCCGGTTTCCGAGGAATGGAAGCGCTGGAACGGCATCAGCGGTAAGAGCCTGACGAAAGACGAGTTCGGCGAATTCATCGAGGACAATGCCAATGACTTCCTCGATCCGACGCCGGCGCTGTTGGGCAAAGCCTCCGGTGATCTGCAGCCATGGGAAGAGCGTATGATCGAGATTGCGCAGAAGCTGCAGGGCCGGTTCGGGCAATATGCGGCGCTGGCGCATCTGTCACGTGAGTTCCAGGTCCATGAAACTGGCCATCTGCAGGTCAAGACTGATCGCGACACGGGCGAGGCTAAGGTCCAGTTCCTGACCGAGCACAAGGATCCCGATGGCCAGCCGCTGAGCCTGCCGAACCTGTTTATGATTGCCATCCCGGTTTTCGAGGAAGGCGCGCTATACCGCCTCGCCGTTCGCTTCCGCTACCGGAAGTCCGGCAGCGAGGTGCGGTTCATCGTCAGTCTCTACAATGCCGATGTCGCGCTTCGCGATGCCGCACGGGAGGCCATGTATCGCGCACAGGCCGAGACCGAGGTTCCGCTCATGATGGGTGTGCCCGAGGTGGGCGTGGCATGAGCGGCACTGAGAAACACAGGGTGGCGCCAATGCGCCATCCCATCGAACCGTTGCCGATTGACCTTCCGGCTGTCGAGGATCACGAGGTGCCGTCACCCCTGCAGTCCATCAAGGCCCGTGATCTGATCTTCATCGCGGTCGGCATGTTCGGCACCTTCGCTGGTGGTGCGCTGGCCGCACGGTGGTTGAAATGAGCATCCCTACCCTTTCCGCCTTCACCGA
This region of Paracoccus saliphilus genomic DNA includes:
- a CDS encoding DUF2303 family protein, giving the protein MTQDTPKNIAETVIEEMKRVGEVQFVSLPTAEAPETPYIVAAPEGMKLHDLTAQHRSVMEALRPLQRKGKAQLADLDSLIAWTNRFKGEATALFGQIHPTPKMLSVIDYHGGGAPVIDPEGGDPSASHGRHTGVYTFPVSEEWKRWNGISGKSLTKDEFGEFIEDNANDFLDPTPALLGKASGDLQPWEERMIEIAQKLQGRFGQYAALAHLSREFQVHETGHLQVKTDRDTGEAKVQFLTEHKDPDGQPLSLPNLFMIAIPVFEEGALYRLAVRFRYRKSGSEVRFIVSLYNADVALRDAAREAMYRAQAETEVPLMMGVPEVGVA